A section of the Streptomyces xinghaiensis S187 genome encodes:
- a CDS encoding LuxR family transcriptional regulator: protein MGRAALLASVESRIAAGGSVVLTGPSGIGKTALLEAAGAAAAARGELVLRAAGAETERWIPYAALAELLSQVPAAWLDALPGPQRAAMDGVLLRDRPAVTAGRAQFACRLAWQTLLTRCAEAGPVLLLLDDAEWLDTASADTLAYAARRLTGGAVRVLLAGQRPEQAVDAAPAGAGAESGAPGGPLPDPGTGTGTAPGTGYGRARRAPWPVPPGTAEIAVPPLAPDELAELLDQYGLPARVANTVHAESGGNPYLALALGGAFTDRLPRHGRPVPLPRHVHALISERVAALPSQTRETLLVAALAAHPTAELLLRAGRADAERDIRRAVEAGLLVSESGTLRFTPPAVGTVLAESASAGHRAATHTVLAGVVTDAAGRVRHRALASADPDAEVARSLVTAAEAARRQGSHRLAAELYLLAADRTPYEFEAERLEWLVAAAEVGAAAGLPGIVHRAADAVLAADAHRDQRVRVRLALIDLSGQALAERDEVFAAALVDAGDDPSLLAPLRLRLSWAALVDGRPGPGAEEAERAAGLARAVGDTDTEAMALCIRAIAARVMGRPDHRAIMDAALALPQPAVDGRLHMAPRFHAARFAVFDDRLEEARQDLLRMLALTERGHGEEVMEVLRSLSEVSARLGRCADALHFADRAIRITEDAALSPGPAWYNAAVAELAGGSVQRAVAYAERGVRASEQERDSIFLGRHLHVLGQARLRGGDVRRGVDALLRIRALEREQGVSAPLVLRWHSDLAAGLTALGRHEEAAETIASAREAITVELGGRHDGPGGPEAPGGPGGFGDPGGTAAGKREAGARTRTDRRPGPADPGEPGTPGTLPPGAGVMAQLDRAEAALLAAQGRPDAAVRLLEEAAHRFEVLGQPLERGHCLLVRAGIERRRRRTAAARTAVSEALALFARHGAKPWTEQAGRLLAQVDGTTAEPGRTGPAGGTALGVPSGAGAAATVREPGAAPGHGSGAGAAAFAVLTDSEERIAVLVGEGATNQEVAARMFLSVKTIEASLTRIYRKLGIRSRTQLSSWLSSAYGLSDGPWPPASPHA, encoded by the coding sequence GTGGGCCGGGCGGCTCTCCTCGCCTCCGTGGAATCCCGCATCGCCGCGGGCGGCAGCGTCGTCCTGACCGGCCCGAGCGGCATCGGCAAGACGGCCCTGCTGGAAGCCGCCGGCGCGGCCGCCGCCGCACGCGGCGAACTGGTATTGCGCGCCGCCGGTGCCGAGACCGAGCGCTGGATCCCCTACGCGGCGCTCGCCGAGCTGCTGAGCCAGGTGCCCGCCGCGTGGCTGGACGCCCTCCCGGGGCCGCAGCGCGCCGCCATGGACGGGGTGCTGCTGCGCGACCGTCCCGCCGTCACCGCGGGCCGCGCGCAGTTCGCCTGCCGGCTCGCGTGGCAGACGCTGCTCACCCGCTGCGCGGAGGCGGGACCGGTGCTGCTGCTCCTGGACGACGCCGAGTGGCTGGACACGGCCTCCGCCGACACCCTCGCCTACGCGGCGCGGCGCCTGACCGGCGGCGCCGTGCGCGTCCTGCTCGCCGGGCAGCGGCCGGAGCAGGCCGTGGACGCGGCCCCGGCCGGCGCGGGAGCGGAGTCCGGCGCTCCCGGCGGCCCGCTCCCGGACCCCGGTACGGGCACGGGCACCGCCCCGGGGACGGGATACGGCCGGGCACGCCGGGCCCCGTGGCCCGTACCGCCCGGCACCGCCGAGATCGCCGTACCCCCGCTCGCGCCGGACGAACTGGCCGAACTGCTGGACCAGTACGGCCTGCCGGCCCGGGTGGCGAACACCGTGCACGCGGAATCGGGCGGCAATCCGTATCTCGCCCTGGCGCTCGGCGGCGCGTTCACCGACCGCCTCCCCCGGCACGGCCGTCCCGTCCCGCTCCCCCGGCATGTGCACGCCCTCATCAGCGAGCGGGTCGCCGCGCTGCCCTCGCAGACCCGCGAGACGCTGCTGGTCGCCGCGCTGGCCGCGCATCCCACGGCGGAGCTGCTGCTGCGGGCGGGCCGCGCGGACGCCGAGCGGGACATCCGCCGTGCCGTCGAGGCCGGGCTGCTGGTGAGCGAGAGCGGCACCCTGCGGTTCACCCCGCCGGCGGTCGGCACCGTCCTGGCCGAGTCGGCGTCGGCCGGGCACCGGGCCGCCACACACACCGTGCTCGCCGGGGTCGTGACCGACGCGGCGGGCCGCGTCCGGCACCGCGCCCTCGCCTCCGCCGACCCCGACGCGGAGGTGGCCCGCTCCCTGGTCACCGCCGCCGAGGCGGCCCGCCGCCAGGGCTCCCACCGGCTGGCCGCGGAGCTCTACCTGCTGGCCGCGGACCGCACACCGTACGAGTTCGAGGCCGAGCGCCTGGAGTGGCTGGTGGCCGCCGCGGAGGTCGGCGCGGCGGCGGGACTCCCCGGCATCGTGCACCGCGCGGCCGACGCCGTCCTCGCCGCCGACGCCCACCGCGACCAGCGGGTACGGGTCCGGCTGGCGCTCATCGACCTGTCCGGGCAGGCACTCGCCGAACGGGACGAGGTGTTCGCCGCCGCCCTCGTCGACGCGGGCGACGACCCGTCCCTGCTGGCGCCGCTGCGGCTGCGGCTGTCCTGGGCGGCGCTGGTGGACGGCCGTCCGGGCCCCGGCGCCGAGGAGGCGGAGCGGGCCGCCGGACTGGCGCGCGCCGTCGGCGACACCGACACCGAGGCCATGGCCCTCTGCATCCGCGCGATCGCCGCCCGGGTCATGGGCCGCCCCGACCACCGGGCGATCATGGATGCCGCGCTGGCCCTGCCGCAGCCGGCCGTCGACGGCCGGCTGCACATGGCGCCGCGCTTCCACGCCGCCCGGTTCGCCGTCTTCGACGACCGGCTGGAGGAGGCCCGGCAGGACCTGCTGCGGATGCTCGCCCTCACCGAGCGGGGACACGGCGAGGAGGTCATGGAGGTCCTGCGCAGCCTCTCCGAGGTCTCGGCCCGGCTCGGCCGGTGCGCGGACGCGCTGCACTTCGCCGACCGGGCGATCCGCATCACCGAGGACGCCGCGCTCAGCCCCGGTCCCGCCTGGTACAACGCCGCCGTCGCGGAACTGGCGGGCGGCAGCGTCCAGCGGGCCGTCGCCTACGCGGAGCGCGGGGTGCGCGCCTCCGAACAGGAGCGCGACTCCATCTTCCTGGGACGCCATCTGCACGTCCTGGGCCAGGCCCGGCTGCGCGGCGGAGACGTGCGGCGCGGGGTCGATGCGCTGCTCCGCATCCGCGCGCTGGAACGCGAACAGGGCGTGTCGGCGCCCCTGGTGCTCCGCTGGCACAGCGATCTGGCGGCCGGGCTGACGGCCCTCGGACGCCACGAGGAGGCGGCGGAGACCATCGCCTCGGCACGCGAGGCGATCACCGTGGAGCTCGGCGGACGGCACGACGGCCCGGGCGGCCCCGAAGCCCCCGGCGGCCCCGGCGGCTTCGGCGACCCCGGCGGCACGGCAGCCGGCAAGCGCGAAGCCGGAGCGCGCACCCGTACGGACCGCCGGCCGGGCCCCGCGGACCCCGGAGAGCCGGGTACGCCCGGCACCCTTCCGCCCGGCGCCGGCGTCATGGCGCAGCTCGACCGCGCCGAGGCCGCCCTGCTCGCCGCCCAGGGCCGCCCCGACGCGGCCGTACGCCTGCTCGAAGAGGCCGCGCACCGCTTCGAGGTGCTGGGACAGCCGCTCGAACGCGGTCACTGCCTGCTGGTCCGCGCCGGAATCGAACGCCGACGGCGCCGTACCGCCGCGGCCCGTACGGCCGTCAGCGAGGCGCTCGCCCTCTTCGCCCGCCACGGCGCGAAGCCGTGGACGGAGCAGGCGGGCCGCCTGCTGGCCCAGGTCGACGGCACGACGGCGGAACCCGGCCGGACGGGCCCGGCCGGCGGCACCGCGCTCGGCGTCCCGTCCGGCGCGGGCGCGGCCGCCACGGTCCGCGAGCCCGGGGCGGCACCGGGGCACGGGAGCGGGGCCGGAGCCGCCGCGTTCGCCGTCCTGACGGACTCCGAGGAGCGGATCGCCGTCCTCGTCGGCGAGGGGGCCACCAACCAGGAGGTCGCGGCGCGGATGTTCCTCAGCGTCAAGACCATCGAGGCCTCGCTGACCCGCATCTACCGCAAGCTCGGCATCCGCTC